The nucleotide sequence AAACTCAACACCTATCTTTGGGTATATAGAGATCCAAATAAACAACTAGATTATTTACCAACTCTTACTTAAAATTGCTGGTAGCAACAACCACCATAACATGGCATTAAACCCTTTTGAAGATCTGGTATGAATCTGACAAATCCCAATTTGTCCttttaaatagaaaaaaacAAGTGAAATAATATAGACAAGGGTAGGCTGAATTGTTTTCTATAacaataaacataaaaataactCACATTCTAGTAAATATGATCATAGACATTCATCATCAATCAGCACTGTACTGGTATTATACTAAAATATGCACTAACAGTCATAAAATTTCGAGACAAAAGAGAAAATTAGAGAGCTTTCATGGGATAATTAGCAAAAGCAAtctctttctctcatttctctccacTCTCATTCCAACTACATattacaatttttaattttcatgggCTCCAAATTAATTAACCTCATTTCATCTCCAAGCTTCTGTAATCCAAGACCCCATTTTTCAGCCCCAAGAAATCATAACCAATTTTGGCAGTGCCACTGGTGGCGCCACCAAAAGCATCCCTCCCACAGCTGCAATTCTTTGCATCTTGAATCCCCAAACTGCAAAAAAAACAGAGTCCTCTCCCTCCACTCTTCAAACTCTCACTGGGTTGCTGAGGCTGGCAGGGAGGGCTGATTTGAAGCTCAAGATTCAAGTCAGGGCACCTTTCCTGAACTGGGTTTGTTGAATGCTTGCGAACAAGCCCATTGGTTATGGAGATTTTTTCATCATCTTCCTTGATATTTGCAGAAGCAGCAGCAAAAGAAATTGTGTTTGCAGATTCCTGAGGAGTCTCATTGAGTGGCCTGTGAGTTGTGGGGTCAATCCCTCTGGTCAAAAGCTTCCTTCTTATGTGGGTGTTCCAGTAGTTCTTTATCTCATTGTCTGTTCTTCCAGGCAGCCTTCCAGCTATCAAAGACCATCTGGAAACGTAATCCAAACAAAACCCATTAATCTTAAAGAACCCAACAACATATAACacaattttcaaatgttttgaa is from Malus sylvestris chromosome 5, drMalSylv7.2, whole genome shotgun sequence and encodes:
- the LOC126624659 gene encoding myb-related protein 308-like produces the protein MGRSPCCEKAHTNKGAWTKEEDDRLIAYIRAHGEGCWRSLPKAAGLLRCGKSCRLRWINYLRPDLKRGNFTEEEDELIIKLHSLLGNKWSLIAGRLPGRTDNEIKNYWNTHIRRKLLTRGIDPTTHRPLNETPQESANTISFAAASANIKEDDEKISITNGLVRKHSTNPVQERCPDLNLELQISPPCQPQQPSESLKSGGRGLCFFCSLGIQDAKNCSCGRDAFGGATSGTAKIGYDFLGLKNGVLDYRSLEMK